In Lysobacter firmicutimachus, one genomic interval encodes:
- the dut gene encoding dUTP diphosphatase, whose translation MHHTLEIKILDPRHGGEWPLPSYATAASAGLDLRAALDQSLVLHPGDTALVPSGLAIHLGDPGLCAVILPRSGLGHKHGIVLGNGTGLIDADYQGPLLISVWNRGREAFTMQPGDRIAQLVVLPIVRASLQVVEEFESSERGAGGFGHTGVR comes from the coding sequence ATGCACCACACCCTGGAAATCAAGATCCTCGACCCGCGCCACGGCGGCGAATGGCCGCTGCCGAGCTATGCCACCGCGGCCAGCGCCGGCCTGGACCTGCGCGCTGCGCTGGACCAATCGCTGGTCCTGCATCCCGGCGACACCGCCCTGGTGCCCTCGGGCCTGGCGATCCACCTCGGCGACCCTGGCCTGTGCGCGGTGATCCTGCCGCGCTCCGGGCTGGGCCATAAGCACGGCATCGTGCTCGGCAACGGCACCGGCCTGATCGACGCCGATTACCAGGGGCCGCTGCTGATCAGTGTGTGGAATCGCGGCCGCGAGGCTTTTACGATGCAGCCGGGGGACCGTATCGCCCAGCTGGTGGTGCTGCCGATCGTGCGCGCCAGCCTGCAGGTGGTGGAGGAGTTCGAAAGCAGCGAGCGCGGCGCCGGCGGCTTCGGCCATACCGGCGTGCGTTGA
- the radC gene encoding RadC family protein: MRIHEWPSAERPREKLLARGAGALSDAELLAIFLGSGLRGQDAVGTARSLLSRHGPLRALLEQPPAQLMRMRGIGAARACALKAALELASRSLHAELERGAALSDPGSAGLYFAQRLRGLQHEVFAAMFLDARHRVIGFEELFQGTVDGAEVHPREVVRRALQRNAAAVIVGHNHPSGNAEPSQADRQVTARLRHALSLVDVRLLDHFVVGDGRPVSMAERGWM; encoded by the coding sequence ATGAGAATCCACGAATGGCCCAGCGCGGAACGGCCGCGCGAAAAACTCCTGGCCCGCGGCGCCGGCGCGCTGTCCGACGCCGAGCTGCTGGCGATTTTCCTCGGCTCGGGCCTGCGCGGCCAGGACGCGGTCGGCACCGCCCGCAGCCTGCTCAGCCGCCACGGCCCGCTGCGCGCCTTGCTCGAACAGCCGCCGGCCCAGCTGATGCGCATGCGCGGAATCGGCGCCGCCCGCGCCTGCGCGCTCAAGGCCGCGCTGGAGCTGGCCTCGCGCAGCCTGCACGCCGAGCTCGAACGCGGCGCGGCCCTGTCCGACCCCGGCTCGGCCGGGTTGTATTTCGCCCAGCGCCTGCGCGGCCTGCAGCACGAAGTGTTCGCGGCCATGTTCCTGGACGCGCGGCACCGGGTGATCGGCTTCGAGGAGCTGTTCCAGGGCACGGTCGACGGCGCCGAGGTGCATCCGCGCGAGGTGGTGCGGCGCGCGCTGCAACGCAACGCCGCGGCGGTCATCGTAGGTCACAACCACCCCAGCGGCAATGCCGAGCCCAGCCAGGCCGACCGCCAGGTCACCGCCCGGCTGCGCCATGCCCTGTCCCTGGTCGACGTGCGCCTGCTGGATCACTTCGTGGTCGGCGACGGTCGGCCGGTGTCGATGGCCGAGCGCGGCTGGATGTAA